A stretch of Candidatus Omnitrophota bacterium DNA encodes these proteins:
- a CDS encoding sulfatase-like hydrolase/transferase, with product MRKTMISRRDFLSQSILGAAALSAPGWAEALGEAKTTTKPNIVYILCDDLGYGDLSCCGHPIIQTPCLDALAQEGIKLTDGYAAAPVCSPSRAGIMTGRTPTRCRIMDWIPPKSGVYLKREEITIASLLKASGYATAHIGKWHLNSVMNGSEPSPGDHGFDEWLSTQNNAIPSHRDPINFLRNGQPEGKREGFSSAIIVDESLRFLRRVKDRPFALFVWFHSPHEPIATADEFQEMYASVKDENEAIYYGNVSQMDHEAGRLLKALDEMNLRDNTFVMFASDNGPETYMRYKTALYSHGSPGALRGMKLHMHEGGYRIPGIIRWPGKSQSAAVCSEPVNGTDVLPTLCEIAGIEPPTDRIIDGASIAPIFHNKSIHRQRPLYWRYDNALTESKIALRQGDWKILSDLKFEKIELYNLKNDLPESLNLVDKHPQKLKEMLSQLKEIHAEVDNDPVSKG from the coding sequence ATGAGGAAAACCATGATCTCGCGCCGGGATTTTTTATCGCAATCGATTCTGGGCGCAGCGGCGTTGAGCGCGCCGGGATGGGCTGAAGCATTGGGGGAAGCAAAGACTACAACGAAGCCCAACATCGTTTATATTCTCTGCGACGATCTCGGCTATGGCGATTTGAGCTGCTGCGGCCATCCCATCATCCAGACGCCCTGCCTGGACGCGCTGGCGCAAGAAGGGATCAAGTTGACCGATGGCTACGCCGCCGCGCCGGTTTGCTCTCCTTCGCGGGCGGGCATCATGACGGGACGAACGCCCACTCGCTGCCGCATCATGGATTGGATCCCGCCAAAATCCGGCGTTTATCTGAAACGCGAAGAAATTACCATCGCATCGCTGCTCAAGGCGTCCGGTTATGCGACGGCGCATATCGGCAAATGGCATTTGAACAGCGTCATGAACGGTTCCGAACCCTCGCCGGGAGATCACGGCTTCGACGAATGGCTCTCCACCCAAAACAACGCCATCCCCTCGCATCGCGATCCCATCAATTTTCTGCGCAATGGACAACCGGAAGGCAAGCGCGAAGGCTTTTCCAGCGCCATTATCGTAGACGAGAGCCTGCGCTTCCTGCGCCGAGTAAAGGATCGTCCCTTCGCCTTATTCGTCTGGTTCCATTCGCCGCACGAGCCGATCGCCACCGCCGACGAATTTCAAGAGATGTACGCTTCGGTGAAAGACGAAAACGAAGCGATCTATTACGGCAACGTCAGCCAGATGGATCATGAAGCCGGACGGCTATTGAAAGCGCTGGACGAGATGAACCTGCGCGACAATACCTTCGTCATGTTCGCCAGCGACAACGGCCCGGAAACCTATATGCGTTATAAAACGGCGCTTTATTCGCATGGCTCTCCCGGCGCGCTTCGAGGAATGAAACTGCATATGCATGAGGGCGGCTATCGCATTCCGGGCATCATACGCTGGCCGGGCAAAAGCCAATCCGCCGCCGTCTGTTCCGAGCCGGTGAATGGAACCGACGTCCTGCCCACGCTCTGCGAAATCGCGGGAATCGAGCCGCCAACGGACCGCATCATCGACGGCGCCAGCATCGCGCCGATTTTTCATAATAAAAGCATCCATCGCCAGCGTCCCTTATACTGGCGCTACGATAACGCTTTGACGGAATCGAAAATCGCCCTGCGGCAAGGCGATTGGAAAATTTTGTCCGACCTGAAATTCGAAAAAATAGAACTCTATAACCTCAAAAACGATCTGCCGGAATCCCTTAATTTGGTTGATAAGCATCCGCAAAAACTCAAAGAGATGTTATCGCAACTAAAAGAAATTCAC